From the Vicinamibacterales bacterium genome, one window contains:
- the kdpA gene encoding potassium-transporting ATPase subunit KdpA has protein sequence MTANGWLQILLFLGVVSAVTVPLGRFMARVFTNQRTLLDGLVAPVERLVYRIARVDPTREMRWTEYAAAALLFGLVSMVSVYLLQRVQAWLPLNPQHLPAVPPGLAFNTAASFATNTDWQAYSGETTMSYLTQMAGLAVQNFVSAATGIALGIAFIRGIARVEAGTIGNFWVDVTRAILWILLPFSFVGALVLVSQGVVQNFRAYDAALLVDRHVFATTAGGREAASPPLDRQVIAQGPVASQEAIKEWGTNGGGFFNANSAHPFENPTPLSNFLEMLGIFSLSAGLTATLGEMTGSRRHGWAVWAAMAFLFLAGVTTAYWAEAQGNPLLPQIDQQASQSSPGGNMEGKEVRFGVAGSALFATVTTDASCGAVNAMHDSFTPIGGLVPLANVMLGEVVFGGVGSGLYGILVFIVLAVFIAGLMVGRTPEYLGKRIQSHEVKMAMLAVLVFPLTILALTAVSIASPAFGTSAIANRGPHGLTEILYAFVSGVGNNGSAFAGLGANTRWYNVSLAMAMLIGRFFVIVPTLAIAGSLAGKKRVPVSAGTFPVTTPLFTALLVSVIVIVGALTFFPALSLGPIVEHLLMRQGRTF, from the coding sequence ATGACCGCGAACGGGTGGCTGCAGATCCTGCTGTTCCTCGGCGTGGTGTCGGCCGTCACCGTGCCGCTCGGACGGTTCATGGCGCGGGTTTTCACGAACCAGAGGACGTTGCTTGACGGCCTTGTCGCACCTGTTGAACGCCTCGTCTACCGCATCGCACGTGTCGACCCGACGCGCGAGATGAGGTGGACCGAGTACGCGGCGGCCGCCCTGCTGTTCGGCCTGGTCTCGATGGTCAGCGTCTACCTGCTGCAGCGCGTGCAGGCGTGGCTGCCGCTGAATCCACAGCATCTTCCCGCCGTGCCGCCCGGCCTGGCCTTCAACACCGCGGCCTCGTTTGCCACGAACACCGACTGGCAGGCGTACAGCGGCGAGACCACGATGAGCTATCTCACGCAGATGGCCGGGCTCGCGGTGCAGAACTTCGTGTCGGCGGCGACAGGGATCGCACTGGGGATCGCCTTCATTCGCGGCATCGCGCGGGTCGAGGCGGGCACCATCGGCAACTTCTGGGTCGACGTGACACGCGCCATCCTGTGGATCCTCCTGCCGTTCTCCTTCGTCGGCGCGCTCGTGCTGGTCTCGCAGGGGGTCGTGCAGAACTTCCGGGCCTACGACGCCGCCCTTCTCGTGGACCGCCACGTCTTTGCGACGACGGCAGGCGGGCGCGAGGCGGCATCACCGCCCCTCGATCGCCAGGTGATCGCCCAGGGTCCGGTGGCGTCACAGGAGGCGATCAAGGAATGGGGCACGAACGGCGGCGGATTCTTCAACGCCAACAGCGCCCACCCCTTCGAGAACCCGACGCCGCTCTCCAACTTCCTCGAGATGCTGGGCATTTTCAGCCTTTCCGCCGGGTTGACTGCGACACTCGGCGAGATGACCGGATCGCGCCGCCACGGCTGGGCCGTCTGGGCCGCGATGGCGTTCCTGTTCCTCGCGGGCGTGACAACGGCCTACTGGGCGGAGGCCCAGGGGAACCCACTGCTGCCGCAGATCGACCAGCAGGCAAGCCAATCGAGCCCCGGCGGCAACATGGAGGGCAAGGAGGTCCGGTTCGGCGTGGCCGGGTCCGCGCTCTTTGCGACCGTGACGACGGACGCGAGCTGCGGGGCGGTCAATGCGATGCACGATTCGTTCACGCCGATCGGCGGCCTGGTGCCATTGGCCAACGTGATGCTGGGAGAGGTCGTGTTCGGCGGTGTCGGGTCGGGGCTCTACGGCATCCTGGTATTCATCGTCTTGGCCGTCTTCATTGCCGGCCTGATGGTTGGCCGGACGCCTGAGTACCTTGGGAAACGGATTCAATCGCACGAAGTGAAGATGGCCATGCTGGCCGTGCTGGTCTTCCCGCTGACGATCCTCGCGCTCACGGCCGTGTCAATCGCGTCGCCGGCATTCGGGACATCGGCCATCGCCAACCGTGGGCCGCACGGTCTCACGGAGATTCTCTACGCGTTCGTGTCCGGTGTCGGCAACAACGGGTCGGCGTTCGCCGGCCTCGGCGCCAACACGCGCTGGTACAACGTGTCGCTCGCAATGGCAATGCTGATCGGGCGCTTCTTCGTCATCGTTCCGACGCTGGCCATCGCGGGCAGCCTGGCGGGCAAGAAACGGGTGCCGGTCTCTGCCGGGACATTCCCCGTGACCACGCCGCTCTTCACCGCCCTGCTGGTCTCGGTGATTGTGATCGTCGGCGCGCTGACGTTCTTCCCGGCGCTCAGCCTCGGTCCGATCGTCGAGCACCTGTTGATGCGCCAGGGCCGCACGTTCTGA
- a CDS encoding potassium-transporting ATPase subunit F, with protein MTNEAVFALALAALLLVYLTYALLRAERL; from the coding sequence GTGACAAATGAAGCTGTGTTCGCCCTGGCGCTCGCCGCGCTGCTTCTCGTCTACCTGACGTACGCGCTGCTGCGGGCGGAGAGACTCTGA